In the Bacillus amyloliquefaciens DSM 7 = ATCC 23350 genome, GGAATTTTTTTTCTCTTTCAGTTCTACGATCGCATTCTTTTTTCCGAAAATACCCAAAAACCCTTTATATTCTTCCTGCACCACCGTTATTTCTACTTGATCTTTCGTCAGTTGAAGTTCCTGAAGGCCTGATTGAACTGCTTCTTCGACATTCCGTCCCGCAGCAGTCACCTTCTTCACTTTTTCTTTCCTCCCGCTTTCTGCGTTTCCGGATCGTGTTTAATGTCCGGTCCTTTAATAAGGAATGTCTGAGCAATCATAAACAAGTTTCCGACTACCCAATAAAGAGAAAGCGCGCTCGGGAAGTTGATCGCAAATACGATGATCATGATCGGCATAATCCATACCATCATTGCCATTTGAGGATTCTGAGAAGGATTTCCGGCCATCATCAGCTTCTGCTGGACAAAAGTGGCCACACCGGCAACGATAGGAAGAATATAGTAAGGATCTTTCTCGCCTAAATCAAACCATAAAAAGCTATGCTGTGAAATGGCTTGCGTACGCATAATAGCGTGGTAAAATCCGATCAAAATCGGCATTTGAATCAGGATCGGGAAACATCCCGCCAGCGGGTTTACCCCATGCTTTGAAAACAGGGCCATTGTTTCCTGCTGAAGCTTCTGCTGCGTTTTTTGATCTTTTGAGCTGTATTTTTCTCTAAGCTTCTGCATTTCGGGCTGCAGCGCCTGCATCGCTTTTGAGCTTCGAAGCTGTTTGATCATCAGCGGCAGAATCAGCAGACGGATTAAAATCGTAACGATGATGATCGATAAACCATAGTTATCGCCCGTCAGTTTCGCTACGTACGTAATGACTTCTGACAATGGATATACAACATATTTGTCCCAGAAATGCGGACTATTCGCCGTAATCGGCTCTTTTACACTCGAGCATCCGGCCAGCAGCACGAGCATACCGACCATACTCAGTAGTAACCATATTCTCCTTTTCAAGAACGTTTCCTCCTATACCATTCTTTATAAACCTTGTATGTATTTTAGCATCTTTCAGTTTTAAATGGCGGTCATTTTTCGCCAAACAAAAGGAAGCGCTTTTAAAAACGTGAAGAAAACAAAATATGAGCTATTTCGACGAAGATTTCTTATATAAAGAGGTTTTTCTGAATAAGTGCTGCAGACTTTTTTTCGTTTCTTCAATACTGAGTTCAGCTGCGGGTTTTCTAGCGATAATAATAAAATCTTTCGGCTTGAGAAGCTCTTTTTCCTCCTGGATCGCCTGCC is a window encoding:
- the spoIIIJ gene encoding YidC family membrane integrase SpoIIIJ, with translation MVGMLVLLAGCSSVKEPITANSPHFWDKYVVYPLSEVITYVAKLTGDNYGLSIIIVTILIRLLILPLMIKQLRSSKAMQALQPEMQKLREKYSSKDQKTQQKLQQETMALFSKHGVNPLAGCFPILIQMPILIGFYHAIMRTQAISQHSFLWFDLGEKDPYYILPIVAGVATFVQQKLMMAGNPSQNPQMAMMVWIMPIMIIVFAINFPSALSLYWVVGNLFMIAQTFLIKGPDIKHDPETQKAGGKKK